CAACTTAGGGTAACCTAACTCGATGAGTAAGGGCATGGTGGCACCGGCGACGGCACTGGCACCGGCGCCGGCCAGCGCGACCGCCGGCGTCGCCCGCTACCTCGAGGCGATCTTCTACCTCCGCGCCGAGGGCCTGCCCCCGCGGCCAGCTCGGCTCGCGGACTGGCTCGGCGTGAGCGCGCCGACGGTGAGCGAGGCGGTTCGCCGGCTGGCCAGGGACGAGCTCGTCGAGGCCGCTCCGAACCAGCCCATCGAATTCACGGCCAAGGGAGCGGCGACCGCCGGAGCGGTCGTCCGCCGGCATCGGGTGCTCGAACGCTGGCTGACCGGCGAGCTGGGACTGGACTGGGTGACCGCCGACGAGGAGGCCCACCGACTGGCGAACGACGTCTCCGACCTCGTCCTGGAACGCCTGCATGAGCGGCTCGGCCGGCCCTCGACCTGCCCGCACGGCAACCCGATCCCGGGCGAACCCCAGCCCCGGCTCGATCTGGTCAACCTGCCTGACCTCGCGGTGGGCCGGCCGGCGACGGTGGTCCGGATCTCCGAGCTGGCCGAGCACGACGCGCCCCAGGTGCTCCGGCTCCTCCAGGCCCGCGGCCTGGTCCCGGGAGTTCGGGTGAAGTTGCGGGCGGCGCCGCCGGCCGCCGACGTCGTGGAGGTCGAGACCGGCGAGGCGAGCGTGCATCTTGCAACCCAGGTAGCCCGCGCGGTCTGGGTGACGACCTCGACCTAGAGGTCGAGGAGCGACTCCAGGCCCACGGTCAGCCCGGGGCGCCCGCCGACCGAACGGACGGCCAGCAGGACCCCCGGCATGAACGAGGCGCGGTCGAGCGAGTCGTGCCGGATGGTCAGGATCTCCCCCGCCGCCCCGAGCAGCACCTCCTGGTGCGCCACCAGGCCCGATAGCCGGATCGAGTGCACCGGCACCCCGTCGACCGTCGCGCCGCGCGCACCGGGCATGGCGTCGCCGGTCGCGTCCGGCGCGGGGCCGAGGCCGGCCGCCCGGCGGGCCTCGGCGACCAGCTCAGCCGTCCGGCGGGCGGTTCCGCTCGGGGCGTCCGCCTTCCCCGGGTGGTGCATTTCCACGATCTCCACGGACTCGTAGAACCGGGCGGCCTGCACCGCGAAGCTCATCATGAGCACCGCCCCGATCCCGAAATTCGGCGCTACGACCACCCCGAGACCGGGGGCCGCCTCGAGCCACGCGGCCAACTCCGCGAGCCGTTCGGCGCTGAACCCGGTGGTGCCGACGACGACATGCCGCCCCGCGTCCAAGCACCAGCGCAGGTTGTCCATGACCGCGTCCGGCTGGGTGAAGTCGACGATGACCTCACCGGCCCGGAGCGGGTCCCGGTCCTCCCCGACGTCGACGGCGGCGACGAGCTCGAGGTCGGCAGCGGCGTCCAGTGCCCGGCACACCTCGATGCCCATCCGCCCGCGGGCACCGAGCACGCCGACCCGAATCACCTAGGCCACCGCCGCGGTGAAGTCGTGCTGGTCGAACGGACCGATCACGGCCAGGCCCAGTGGGCGGGACAGGACGTCCCGCGCCACGTCGTGGACGTCCGCGGCGGTGACGCCCTCGATGTTCGCGAGGATCTCGTCCACCGTGCGGAGCTCGCCGTAGACCAGCTCGCTCTTGCCGAGGCGGCTCATCCGGGATCCGGTGTCCTCCAGTCCGAGCACGATGCCCCCGGCCAGCTGGCCCTTGCCCCGCGCGATCTCGTCGGCCGCCAGTCCGTTCCGGGCGACTCGTTCGAGCTCGGCGCGGCACAGGGCGAGAACCTGGTCGGCCTTGGCCGGTAGACAGCCGGCGTAGACACCGAATAGCCCGGTGTCGGCGTAGTGGGACGCGTAGCTGTAGACCGAGTACGCGAGTCCGCGCTTTTCCCGGATCTCCTGGAACAGCCGGGAGGACATCCCGCCACCCAGGGCACCGTTGAGCACGCCCAGCGCGAACCGGCGCGGATCCGTTCGGGGCAGGCCCTCGCCCCCGAGCAGCAGATTGGCCTGCTCGGTCGGTCGCCGGACCACCCGCACCGCCGGCCGGGTGCTCGGTGGCGCGACTCCGGCCCGCGGGAGTGCCGGCTCGGCCTCGGCGCCGTCGGCGAGCCCGGCCCGCTCGAAAGCCGCGCGGATCAGCTTGACCAACCGAGCATGGTCCAGGTGCCCGGCGGCGGCGGCCACCAGTTGCTCCGGGCGGTAGCGGCGCCGGTAATGCCCGGCGATCGCGGTCCGGCTCAGCTTGCCGATGCTCGCGACCGATCCGAGGACCGGGCGACCGAGCGGCGCATCTCCCCACACCGCGTCGGCGAACGCATCGTGCACCGCGTCCCCCGGGTCGTCCTCGTGCATGGCGATCTCTTCGAGGATGACCCCTCGCTCGGAATCGACGTCGGTGGCCCGAAGCAGGGACCCGACCACCATGTCGACAACCACGTCTACGGCGAGGGGCAGGTCGGCGTCGAGGACCCGCGCGTAGAAGCAGGTGTACTCCTTGCCGGTGAACGCGTTGAGCTCACCACCGACCGCGTCGAGGGCGGCCGAGATGTCGAGGGCGCTGCGCCGCCGGGTGCCCTTGAACAACAGGTGCTCGAGGTAGTGCGACGCCCCGGCCAACGCCGGGGTTTCATCCCGCGAGCCGACGCCGACCCACAGCCCGAACGCCACCGAGCGCACGCCGGGGACGGCCTCGGTGATCACCCGCACGCCGCTCGGTAGCAGGGTCCGCCGGATCAGGCCGCCCCCGGTGCCGGCGATCAGGGTCCGGGTGGTTCCGGGACGTTGGAACCCCGGACCCAGACTTGTCGCCACCTATTCGGCAGGCGCCGCGGCCGGCTCCTCGGCCGGTGCCGCGGCCGGTGCCGCGGCCGGCTCCTCGGCCGTCACCGGGACGAGCGAGAGCTTGCCACGGGGATCGATCTCGGCCACCTCGACCTGTACCTTGTCGCCCACCTTGAGCACGTCCTCGACGTTGTCCACCCGCTTACCGCCGGACAGTTTGCGCAGCTGCGACACGTGCAGCAGGCCGTCCTTGCCCGGGGTGAGCGAGACGAACGCGCCGAAGTTCGTGGTCTTGACCACCGTGCCCAGATAACGTTCGCCGACTTCCGGCATCGTCGGGTTGGCGATCGCATTGATCCGGGCCACCGCCGCCTCCGCCTTGGGCCCGTCGATCGCCCCGACGTAGATGGTGCCGTCGTCCTCGATCGTGATGTCGGCGCCGGTCTCTTCCTGGATCTGATTGATCATCTTGCCCTTCGGACCGATCACCTCGCCGATCTTGTCGACCGGGATGCGGATCGTCACGATGCGCGGGGCGAACGGCGACATCTCTGCCGGTCCGTCGATCGCTTCGTGCATCACGTCGAGGATGGTCATCCGGGCATCGTGTGCCTGCCGGAGCGCGGCGCCGAGCACCGACGCCGGAATCCCGGTGAGCTTGGTGTCGAGTTGAAGCGCGGTGACGAAATCGCGGGTGCCGGCGACCTTGAAGTCCATGTCCCCAAACGCGTCCTCCGCACCGAGGATGTCGGTCAGCGTCACGTACTCGCCGCCCTCATGCACCAGGCCCATCGCAATTCCCGCCACCGGAGCCGCCAGCGGGACACCCGCGTCGAGCAGCGAGAGCGTGGACGCGCACACCGAGCCCATCGAGGTCGACCCGTTCGAGCTGATCGCCTCGGAGACGACCCGGATCGCGTACGGGAACTCCTCCTTGGTCGGGAGCACCGGGAGCAGTGCACGCTCGGCGAGCGCGCCGTGCCCGATCTCGCGACGCTTCGGCGAGCCGACCCGGCCGGTCTCACCGGTCGAGTAGGGCGGGAAGTTGTAGTGGTGCAGGTAACGCTTGCGGTTCTCCGGCGACAACGTGTCGATCATCTGCTCCATCCGGGGCATGTTCAGCGTCGCCGCGTTGAGGATCTGCGTCTCGCCCCGCTCGAACAGGCTGGACCCGTGCGCCCGCGGGATCACCCCGACCTCCGCGGCGAGCTGGCGGATGTCCCCCGGCCCGCGGCCGTCGATCCGGACCTGCTCGCCGATGATCCGCTCACGGACGAGCTGCTTGGTGAGCGAACGGAAGGCCGGACCGATCTCCTTGTCACGCCCGTCGAAGTCGCCGATCACCTTCTCCTTGGCCAGCGCCTTCACCCGGTCCAGTTCGGTCTCACGGTCCTGCTTGTCGGCGATCGTCAGCGCCTTGGCCAGGTCGTCACGAACCGCGGAGCTGACCGCCTCGAAAACGTCGTCCTGGTAGTCCAGGTAGAGCGGGAACTCGCGGGTCGGCTTGGCCGCCCGGGACGCCAGATCGCTTTGCGCGGCGCAGAGCGCACGCAGGGCGGGCTTGGCGGCCTCGAGGCCGCTGGCCACCACGTCCTCGGTCGGGGCCGGCGCCCCGTCGCGGACCAGGGAGATCGTCGAGGTGGTCGCCTCCGCCTCGACCATCATGATCGCGACATCTCCGTCGTCGAGCGCCCGGCCCGCGACGATCATGTCGAAGGTCGCCCGCTGGAGCTCGTGGTGGCTGGGGAACGCCACCCATGCCCCATCGATGTGCGCGACGCGGACGCCGGCGATCGGCCCGGTGAAGGGCAGCCCCGCAAGCAAAGTCGAGCAGGCGGCGGCGTTGATCGCCAGCACGTCATAGAGGTGGTCCGGGTCGAGCGAGAGGATGGTCGCGACGACCTGGATCTCGTTGCGCAGCCCCTTGGCGAAGGACGGCCGCAGCGGCCGGTCGGTGAGCCGGCAGGTCAGGACGGCGTCCTCGCTGGGCCGACCCTCCCGGCGAAAGAACGAGCCCGGGATCTTCCCGGCCGCGTACATCCGCTCCTCGACGTCGACGGTCAGCGGGAAGAAGTCGAGATTCTCCTTCGGCGCCTTAGAGGCGGTCGTCGCCGAGAGCACCATAGTGTCGCCGAAGCGGACGACGACCGACCCGGCGGCCTGCTGGGCCAGCCGGCCGGTCTCGAAGCGGATCGTACGGGAGCCGAGCGGGGTTTCGACGATCGCTTCGGCGTGGTGGACACTTTCCTGGCCCATGGGCGCAACCTCCTGCGGTGGACGGAACCGCCGTGGCGCCTGCGGGTTGCGGGCCGGTCTTCGATCGAAGCGCCCGGGGGGTCACCCACCCGAGGGCCACTACCGAGGACCGGCGCTCGCCCCCTGTCGGCGGCGTTGCGAGCGGCTCCGGTGAGGACACCGGCCCGCGGTGCGGGCCGGCGGTACTACGTCGGACCCGCTGCTACCGGCGCAAGCCGAGACGCTCGATGAGCGCGCGGTAGCGGCTGATGTCCTTTTCCGACAGGTAGTGCAGCAGCCGGCGGCGGCGACCCACGAGCAGGAGCAACCCCCGGCGGCTGTGGTGATCGTGCTTGTGCAGCTTGAGATGCTCGGTGAGGTCGTTGATCCGCCGGGAGAGCATCGCGACCTGCACTTCGGGCGAGCCGGTGTCGTTCTCGACGGTGGCGTACTCGCGCATGATGTCCTGCTTGACGGCGGCGTCGAGAGGCACGGAACTCCTTTCGGGCGGTGCGGCTAGGTGCGACTAGGTCCGGCCGGGTGCGGCTGGGTGCGGCTCGGTACTTAGCACCCGAGCAGAACAGGGCTCACCCTCCGGCATGGTCGCCGGTGGGTGTCACGGTATCACCCGGCGGCCCGCGGCCCGCCCAGCCAAGTGCGTCCCGGGTCCGCGCGACATCGTCGTCGATCGCGGCCACCAGCGACTCGGCGGAGTCGAAGGTCCGGGTCTCCCGGAGCCGGGACACGAAGTCCAGAGCCACGTGCTCGCCGTAGACGTCGACCTCGACATCCAGCAGGTAGGCCTCGACCTTGCGCTCGCGACCCTGGAATGTCGGGTTGGTGCCGATCGAGATCGCCGCCGGCCAACGGTCGGCCCGGCGCCCGCACCAGCCCGCGTAGATCCCGTCAGCCGGCACCGCGGGGTAGGGCGTCAGCTCGACGTTGGCGGTCGGGAAACCCAGGCCGCGGCCGCGCCCGTCCCCGCGGACCACGATCCCCTCGATCCGGTGCGGGCGGCCGAGCGCTTCGGCGGCCGCGGTGACGTCCCCGGCGTCGACGCAGGCCCGCACGTAGGTCGAGGAGAGGGTCGTCTCGGCCTCCCCGGCCTGAAGGCCGACCCCGTCGACGCCGAACCCGAACCGGCGCCCGAGTTCAGTGAGCTGGGCAACGTCGCCGGCGGCCCGGTGCCCGAACCGGAAGTTCTCCCCCACGACGACAGCGGCGACGTGCAGATGCTCGACGAGCACCGTGTGGGCGAACTCAGCGGGCGAGAGCCGGGAGAACTCGAGGGTGAAGGGCAGGACGAGCAGCGCGTCGACGCCCAGCCCTTCGATCAGCTCCGCCCGGTGCCGGGGGGTGGTGAGCAGCGCCGGATGAGTGCCCGGTCGGACAACCTCGCTGGGGTGCGGATCGAAGGTGACCACCACGGTCGGCATGCCGGCCTTGCGGGCGCGGGCGACCGCCCGCTCGATGATGACCCGGTGCCCCCGGTGAACCCCGTCGAAGACGCCGATCGTGACTACGCAACGCCCCCAGCCGGGGGGCACCGAGTCGAGGCCTCGCCAGCGCTGCACGGCTAGAGGGTGCCAGAGCCGGCGAAGACGACGAGCGGACGGGCTGCCCCATCCCGGTCCGCGACCAGGGCGAGAACCGCCCCATCCGGGCCGAACACCCCGACCGGCCCGGGCCCGACCGGGGGGAGCGGGACCCCGTGCGAGATCAGCCGGGCGGCTTCCTCGTCGACGTCGACCCGCGGGAAGGTGGCCGCGACCACCTCGCCCAGCGGCAGGACCGAGAGCTCCGCGCCCAACGGGTGCGCCGCATCGAGCGTGAAGCCGGCCACCCGGGTCCGGCGCAGCGCGCTGAGGTGGCCACCGACCTCGAGGAGCACGCCGAGATCGCGGGCGATCGCCCGGATGTAGGTCCCGGTCGAGCAGTCCACCTCGAGGTCCAGCTCGGTGCTGTCCCCGTCGCGGCGCAACTCCCGCAGCTCGAGGCGGTGGACGGTGACCCGGCGGGCAGCCAGCTCGACCCGCTCACCGGCCCGGGCCCGCGCGTAGGCCGGCCGACCGGCGAGCTTGACCGCGCTGAACGCCGGTGGGACCTGCTCGATCGGCCCGGTGAGCCGGGCCAGCGCCGAACCGATCGCCGCCTCGCTCACCGCTCCGGCCGGCTTGATCTCGACGACCTCGCCCTCGGCGTCGTCGGTGGTCGTCGACGCCCCGAGGCGAACCGTGGCGGTATACGACTTGTCGGCGGCCGCGAGATGGCCGAGCAGCCGGGTCGCCCGGCCGATCCCGACCAGCAGGACCCCCGTCGCCATCGGGTCCAGCGTGCCGCCATGGCCGACCCGGCGGGTGCCCGCAAGCCGGCGGATCCGGGCGACCACGTCATGGGAGGTGCAGCCGGCAGGCTTGTCCACCACGACCAGACCGTCGATCACCGGTCCCCCGCCATCGCCGGACGCGGGCAGGATCACCGGGCTGCGGCGAGGGCCTGGCGCAGCCCGTCCATCGTCGCGTCGAGCCCATCCGCGGATGTGTAGCCGGCCGCGAAGCGGTGGCCTCCACCGCCCAGCCCGGCGCACACCCCCCCGACGTCGACCGCGCCCTTGGACCGGGCTGACACCTTGAAACCGCCGTCTCGGTCGCCCTTGCAGACCACCGCCACGTCGGCCTCCGCGGTGGTGCGTACCAGATCGATCAGCCCCTCGATCTCGTCCAGCCCAACCCCGAACCGGACCAGGTCGGCCGCGGTCGTGTGGGTCCAGACCAGGCCGTGCCCGGCGGCCGCTTCGGGCTCGAGCCGGGCCCGGGACAACGCGGTTCCGAGCAGCCCGATGCAACCGAAGGAGTTCGTGTCCCAGACCGCCCGGGCGATCAGCTCGTGGCGGATCCCCGTGGCGAGCAACCGGGCGGCCAGCTCGTGCACGGCAGGCGTGGTCGAGACGAACTTGAACGAGCCGGTGTCCGTGGTCAGCCCGGTGTAGAGACAGCAGGCGATGTCGGCGTTCAGCACCACACCGAGCCGGTCGACGAGTTCGGCGACGATCACCGCGGTCGCCGCGGCGGCGTCGTCGACGAGCCGCGTCCGACCGAAGCCGTCGCCCCGGACGTGGTGGTCGACAACGATGACCTCACCGGCCGAGTCGACCAGCTCCGCGAGCCGGCCAAGCCGGTCCCGGCTGCTCGTATCGAAGGTGACGAGAACCTCCGGTGATCCGGGGATCGCCGCGGGAGGCACCAACAGGTCCTGACCCGGCAGGAACGCGTAAGCGCGTGGAACGCGAAACGGCTCGTCACCGAACGAGCAGAAGACCGGCCGGTCGAGCGCCCGCAGGGCGAGGCCGGCCGCGAGCATCGACCCCAGGGCATCTCCGTCCGGTGCGACGTGACAGGCCAGGACTATGGACTCCGCCCCGGCGAGGGTGCCGACGACGTGCGACCACAGCTCCTCGGGCAGGTTCGGGGCGGCTGTCACATCGGGTCCGACTCGTCCGCGGGCTGGGTGTCGATCACCGGACCCCCTCGGTACGGGTCGGGATCACCGGCCGGAACCGCGTTCGAGGCCGCCCGCGCAACTTCGGCATCGGCGGCCCGGGCTACCGCGATCAGTTCGCTGATGTGCGCAGCGGTGTCGGGGACGGCGTCGAGGACGAAGGTCAGGGTGGGGGCGTAGCGGACCCCGGTCTGGCGACCCACCTCGGCCCGAAGCACGCCCTTCGCGCTCTCCAGGGCGAGCGAGGTACCGGCCCGGTCGATCGCCGAGCCGAGGACGGTGTAGAAGACGGTCGCTTCGCGCAGGTCGGGCGTGACACGCGCGTCCGTGACCGTCACCATGCCGAGCCGGGGATCTTTGACTCCGAGCTCGATGGTGCTCGCGACGATCTCCCGGATTCGCCCGGCGAGCCTCCGCGCCCGCGCGACGTCGGTCACTGCCGCCTCCTCACCTGTCGTCGTCGGCCCCGTAGAGGCGCCGGTGGGCCGAGAGCAACTCGATCTCCGGTCGTCCCGCGACCAGCCTTTCGCACGCATCGAGCACCTCGCCGCAATGCCGGGCGTCCGCCGCCACGACCGCCACCCCGAGCAGCGCCCGACGGTGCAGCTCGAGGTGGCCTGCTTCCGCCGCGGCCACCATGAAGCGCCGTTGCAACTCCGCCACGATCGGCCGAACCATTCCCCGCTTCTCCTTCAGCGACCGGCTGTCGCCGAGCAGGACGTCGAGGGCCAGGCTGCCCACGTACATCGGCGCTACCCGCGCGGCTTCTCGCGCATCTCGAAGGTTTCGATGACGTCCTCGACCTTGATGTCGTTGAACGATCCGAGGCCGATACCGCATTCGTAGCCTTCGGCGACCTCGCGGGCGTCGTCCTTGAACCTTCTGAGCGAGTCGATCGCCAGATTCTCCGCGACGACGACCCCGTCGCGGACCAGCCTGGCCTTGCTGCCGCGCACGATCGTCCCGGACCGGACGAGCGACCCGGCCACGTTGCCGATCTTCGGCACCCGGAAGACTTCACGCACTTCCGCGGTACCGAGCTGGACCTCCTCGTACTCCGGCTTGAGCAGACCGGTCAGTGCGGCTTCGACGTCCTCGATCGCCTGGTAGATGACCGAGTAGTAGCGGACGTCGACCCGCTCGCGCTCAGCCAGCTCGCGGGCCTTGCCCTCCGGCCGAACGTTGAACCCGAGGATGATCGCGTCCGAGGCCTTGGCCAGGTTGACGTCGTTCTCGGTGATCGCACCGACGCCACGGCCGATGATCCGCAACCCGACCTCTTCCCCGATGTCGATCTTGAGCAGCGAGTCCTCGACCGCCTCCACCGAACCGGACACGTCGCCCTTGAGGATGAGCCGCAGCTCGCTGATCTCACCCTCCTTGATCCGCTGAAGGACGTCCTCGAGGGTCATCCGCCCGCGCTGGGCCGCCAACTCGGCGTAGCGCTCGCGAGCCGCCCGACGTTCGGCTATCTGCCTGGCCACCCGGTCCTCGGGCACGACGAGGAAACTGTCGCCCGCACCGGGAACGCTGGTAAAGCCCAGCACCTGGACCGGGCGGGACGGGCCGGCCTTGTCGACCGGGTCGCCGTTCTCGTCGAGCATGGCCCGAACCCGGCCGAACGCCTCGCCGGCGACGATCGAGTCGCTTACCCGCAGGGTTCCGCGCTGGACGAGAACGGTGGCCACCGGACCGCGGCCGCGGTCCAGGTGCGCCTCGATCGCGACGCCCTGCGCGTCCTGGGTCGGGTTGGCCCGCAGGTCGAGTGCCGCGTCGGCGGTGAGCAGCACCGCTTCCAGCAGCTCGTCGAGGCCGATCCGGCTCTTCGCCGACACGTCGACGAAAAGCGTCTCACCGCCGTACTCCTCCGCGACCAGCCCGTACTCGGTGAGCTGCTGGCGCACCTTGGCCGGATTCGCGTCCTCCTTGTCGACCTTGTTCACCGCGACGACGATGGGGACATCGGCGGCCTGCGCGTGGTTGAGCGCCTCGATCGTCTGGGGCATCACCCCGTCGTCCGCGGCGACGACCAGGACCGCGATGTCGGTCACCTTCGCCCCACGGGCTCGCATGGCGGTAAATGCCTCGTGCCCGGGGGTGTCGATGAAGGTGAGCATGCGCTGGCTGCCGTCGCTCGTCGTGGCGTGCACCTGGTAGGCGCCGATGTGCTGGGTGATCCCGCCCGCCTCGCGGGCCACGACGTCGGTCTGCCGGATCGCATCGAGCAGCTTGGTCTTGCCGTGATCGACGTGGCCCATGACCGTGACCACCGGCGGACGCGAAACCAGGTCGTCCTCGCCGCCCTCGTTCTCCCCGTAGTCGATGTCGAAGGACTCGAGCAGCTCGCGATCCTCGTCCTCGGGACTGACCACCTGAACGTCGTATCCGAGCTCGTTCCCGAGCAGCTGGAGTGTCTCGTCGCTGCACGACTGGGTCGCCGTCACCATTTCGCCGATCTGGGTGAAGACCACCTGAACCAGCGAGCCGGGATTAGCCCCGATCTTGTCGGCGAAGTCGGCCAGGCTGGCCCCGCGCGGTAGGCGCAGCGCGTCCCCGTTCCCGCGGGGGACGACGACCCCCCCGATCGTCGGGGCCTGCATGTTGTCGAACTCTTGGCGACGCTGCTTCTTGGACTTCCGCCCGCGAACCGGCCCGCGCCCGCCCGGGCGACCGAAGGCGCCCTGCGTGGCAGCACCGCGCCCGCCACGACCACCCGGACCACCGGGGCGACCCCCGGGGGCGCCGCGGCCGGCTGGCGCGCCGGCCGCTCCGGCACCGGCTCCGGGGCCGGCACCACGGCCCGGAGCGCCCATGCCGCGCCCGGCTGCCCCGGGCCGACCGGCCTGCGGACGGGCACCGGGGAACATGCCGGGGGCCGGCCGGGGGCCGCCGGGTCCGGCGCCTGGGGAACGTTGTGGGTAGGAACCTGGCGCCGGCCGGGGTGGCATGCCGGGGACGCCGGGCCGCACGCCGGGTCGGGGCGGCATGCCCGGCGCGGGGGGCCGCAGGCCGGGCCGCGGAGCCACCGGTGCCATCCCGGTGCCGCCGGCGCTGGTGAACGGGTTGTTGCCGGGCCGAGGCGCGCCGGACGGTCGCGGAACAGCCGGGCGCGGGTGGGCGGCGGCGGGACGGATCCCGGGCTCGCCGGCCGGCGGGTCGATGGCCGGCGCGGCCGCCGGGAAAGGCGCGGCCGGCGCGGACTCGACCACCGTCGGTTCGGCGACCACCGGCGGCTCGGGGGCGACATCCGGCTTCGCGGCCTTGCCGCGGCCCTTTGCCGCAACCGGCGAAGCCGAGCCGTTGCCGGCCGGCTCTGGGACGCTCGGGAAGGCTTCCTTGAGCTTGCGGACCACCGGCGCCTCGACCGTCGAGGACGCCGAGCGGACGAACTCACCGAATTCCTGGAGCTTGGCCATGACGACCTTGCTCTCCACGCCGAATTCCTTGGCGAGCTCGTAGACCCGGACCTTGGCCACTCAGACTCCTTGTCCCACGGTCCGCGGGTCTGTCGCTCGCGAACCGACGTCCTAGCGCATGGCTGTGCTCATCGCTGACTCATCGAGCGCTCATCACGAACTCGACCCACTTCCCGTGCTCGTGCCTCCGACCGCTTTCCGGCCGCTCGCCCGCGCCCCCGCGACGTGGTCTCGGACCGCGCCGACATCGGGCGGCCGCGCGAGCCGGAGGGCCCGCACAAACGCCCGCCGCCGTTCGGCCTGGTCGAGACAGGCCGGGTCTGGGTGCAGGTGCGCGCCTCGACCCGGCGCCCGGCCCCGGGGGTCGACGACAAGCACGCCCCCGACCACCACGACACGCAGGAGATCGGACTTGGACGCTCGTTCCCGGCACCCC
The nucleotide sequence above comes from Mycobacteriales bacterium. Encoded proteins:
- the infB gene encoding translation initiation factor IF-2; the protein is MAKVRVYELAKEFGVESKVVMAKLQEFGEFVRSASSTVEAPVVRKLKEAFPSVPEPAGNGSASPVAAKGRGKAAKPDVAPEPPVVAEPTVVESAPAAPFPAAAPAIDPPAGEPGIRPAAAHPRPAVPRPSGAPRPGNNPFTSAGGTGMAPVAPRPGLRPPAPGMPPRPGVRPGVPGMPPRPAPGSYPQRSPGAGPGGPRPAPGMFPGARPQAGRPGAAGRGMGAPGRGAGPGAGAGAAGAPAGRGAPGGRPGGPGGRGGRGAATQGAFGRPGGRGPVRGRKSKKQRRQEFDNMQAPTIGGVVVPRGNGDALRLPRGASLADFADKIGANPGSLVQVVFTQIGEMVTATQSCSDETLQLLGNELGYDVQVVSPEDEDRELLESFDIDYGENEGGEDDLVSRPPVVTVMGHVDHGKTKLLDAIRQTDVVAREAGGITQHIGAYQVHATTSDGSQRMLTFIDTPGHEAFTAMRARGAKVTDIAVLVVAADDGVMPQTIEALNHAQAADVPIVVAVNKVDKEDANPAKVRQQLTEYGLVAEEYGGETLFVDVSAKSRIGLDELLEAVLLTADAALDLRANPTQDAQGVAIEAHLDRGRGPVATVLVQRGTLRVSDSIVAGEAFGRVRAMLDENGDPVDKAGPSRPVQVLGFTSVPGAGDSFLVVPEDRVARQIAERRAARERYAELAAQRGRMTLEDVLQRIKEGEISELRLILKGDVSGSVEAVEDSLLKIDIGEEVGLRIIGRGVGAITENDVNLAKASDAIILGFNVRPEGKARELAERERVDVRYYSVIYQAIEDVEAALTGLLKPEYEEVQLGTAEVREVFRVPKIGNVAGSLVRSGTIVRGSKARLVRDGVVVAENLAIDSLRRFKDDAREVAEGYECGIGLGSFNDIKVEDVIETFEMREKPRG
- a CDS encoding YlxR family protein, translating into MTGRALPVRTCVGCRERASKSDLLRVVVVGGVLVVDPRGRAPGRGAHLHPDPACLDQAERRRAFVRALRLARPPDVGAVRDHVAGARASGRKAVGGTSTGSGSSS